In Acidimicrobiia bacterium, one genomic interval encodes:
- a CDS encoding YraN family protein, whose product MTFSEIQKNNIEQKPKSNNKIIGNLGEEIACKFYLSKGCEIIARNVYISKIGEIDIIVRHTTDIKDIFVFAEVKTRSSDLFGSGYEAISYHKKQRMRRCAQVWIQDYMGFEAKFSWRLDVVSIDLSTKPISVRLFKNI is encoded by the coding sequence ATGACTTTTTCAGAAATTCAAAAAAATAATATTGAACAAAAACCTAAATCTAATAATAAAATAATTGGTAATCTAGGTGAAGAGATAGCTTGTAAGTTTTATTTAAGCAAAGGTTGTGAGATAATTGCTCGTAACGTTTATATATCTAAAATTGGTGAAATAGATATTATTGTTCGCCATACGACCGATATTAAAGATATCTTTGTTTTTGCAGAAGTGAAAACTAGAAGTAGCGATCTCTTTGGCAGCGGCTACGAGGCTATTTCATATCATAAAAAACAACGTATGCGACGTTGTGCACAAGTTTGGATACAGGACTATATGGGCTTTGAAGCAAAGTTTTCTTGGCGACTCGATGTTGTTTCAATAGATCTTTCAACCAAACCTATTTCAGTTAGATTATTTAAAAATATCTAA
- a CDS encoding DUF2469 family protein — MSAEDLENYETELELALYKEYRDVLPMFNYVVETERRFYLANKVESVVKNEEGRTYFEINLTDAWVWDLYRSARFLAKVRVVTFRDVNIEEIAGKDMVPDFVDTEDDIEDKK, encoded by the coding sequence ATGAGTGCAGAAGATCTTGAAAACTATGAAACTGAATTAGAGCTAGCGTTATATAAAGAATACCGTGATGTGCTTCCAATGTTTAATTATGTTGTTGAAACTGAGCGAAGGTTTTATCTCGCAAATAAGGTTGAATCAGTAGTCAAAAATGAAGAAGGTCGTACATATTTCGAAATAAATCTCACCGATGCATGGGTTTGGGATTTATACCGATCAGCAAGATTCTTAGCCAAAGTTCGCGTTGTAACTTTCCGAGATGTAAATATTGAAGAAATTGCTGGTAAAGATATGGTTCCAGACTTTGTTGATACCGAAGATGACATTGAAGATAAAAAATAA
- the rplS gene encoding 50S ribosomal protein L19 produces MQATDFLDRESLKEVPEFSPGDTVKVHVRVVEGARERVQIFEGIVTRRQGGGIRETFTVRKVSYTIGVERTFPVHSPIISKIEIVQYGDVRRAKLYYLRDRVGKSAKIKEKRKV; encoded by the coding sequence ATGCAAGCAACAGATTTTCTAGATCGTGAATCATTAAAAGAGGTTCCGGAATTTTCACCTGGTGATACAGTTAAAGTTCATGTACGTGTTGTCGAGGGTGCACGCGAGCGTGTCCAGATATTTGAGGGTATCGTTACCCGTCGTCAAGGTGGAGGAATCCGTGAAACCTTTACCGTAAGAAAAGTATCTTATACCATTGGCGTAGAACGTACCTTTCCCGTACATTCGCCTATTATATCTAAGATCGAAATAGTACAATACGGCGATGTGCGACGTGCAAAACTGTACTATTTGAGAGATAGAGTTGGTAAGTCAGCAAAGATTAAAGAGAAGCGTAAAGTTTGA